The Chitinophagales bacterium genome has a window encoding:
- the guaB gene encoding IMP dehydrogenase, with product MAAKSKFYGEGLTFDDVLLAPAYSEVLPREVSTASQLTKNITLNIPMMSAAMDTVTDAPLAIALAREGGIGILHKNMSIERQAEQVRKVKRSESGLITDPITLTPEATVADAVKLMKDNKIGGIPIVGNNNLLVGILTNRDLRFEKNMRKKISEVMTKDNLITAAIGTNMSKAESILEKHKIEKLPIVDKKGKLIGLITFRDILHLKSHPNAAKDSAGRLLAGAAVGITADTLQRVEALMAAGVDIITLDSAHGHSKGVIDMVKLVKRSFKQLPVIAGNIATAAGALALAEAGADAVKVGVGPGSICTTRVVTGAGAPQLTAIMEAAQALKRKNIPVIADGGIRYTGDMVKALAAGASCIMAGSIFAGTEESPGETIIYEGRKFKSYRGMGSVEAMQEGSKDRYFQDMEADVKKLVPEGIVGRVPYKGTLSEIVQQFVGGLRAGMGYCGAKDIKTLQNDAQFIRITAASMAESHPHDIVITKEAPNYSR from the coding sequence ATGGCTGCAAAATCTAAATTCTACGGCGAAGGCCTTACTTTCGATGACGTATTGCTGGCTCCTGCTTACTCTGAAGTACTTCCACGCGAAGTGAGCACAGCTTCCCAACTGACAAAAAACATTACGCTGAACATCCCTATGATGTCTGCGGCAATGGATACGGTAACTGACGCCCCACTGGCTATTGCACTGGCACGCGAAGGCGGAATAGGTATTCTGCACAAGAATATGTCCATTGAACGCCAGGCAGAGCAGGTGCGCAAAGTAAAGCGTAGTGAGAGCGGGCTGATAACAGACCCCATAACATTGACCCCAGAGGCTACAGTGGCAGATGCTGTAAAGCTGATGAAGGATAACAAAATAGGCGGTATTCCCATAGTGGGCAACAACAACCTGCTGGTGGGTATACTCACCAACCGCGACCTGCGCTTTGAAAAGAACATGCGCAAGAAGATAAGCGAGGTGATGACCAAAGACAACCTGATAACCGCCGCCATAGGCACCAACATGTCTAAGGCAGAAAGCATACTGGAGAAACACAAAATTGAGAAGCTGCCGATAGTAGACAAAAAAGGCAAGCTGATAGGCCTGATCACTTTCAGGGATATACTGCACCTGAAAAGCCACCCCAACGCCGCCAAAGACAGCGCGGGACGACTGCTGGCAGGTGCCGCGGTAGGTATCACAGCCGATACGCTGCAAAGGGTGGAAGCCCTGATGGCAGCAGGCGTTGACATCATTACTTTAGACAGCGCACACGGACACTCAAAAGGTGTGATAGATATGGTGAAGCTGGTGAAGAGATCCTTTAAACAACTACCGGTAATAGCCGGCAACATAGCTACCGCAGCAGGTGCACTGGCACTGGCAGAAGCAGGTGCTGATGCTGTGAAAGTAGGTGTAGGGCCGGGCTCTATCTGTACTACCCGCGTGGTAACAGGAGCAGGCGCCCCCCAACTGACGGCTATCATGGAAGCTGCACAGGCGCTGAAACGTAAGAACATACCCGTGATAGCAGACGGTGGTATCCGCTACACAGGCGATATGGTGAAGGCACTGGCAGCAGGCGCATCCTGCATCATGGCTGGTTCTATATTCGCAGGTACCGAGGAAAGCCCAGGCGAGACCATCATATACGAAGGACGTAAGTTCAAATCATACCGCGGTATGGGTTCTGTTGAGGCGATGCAGGAAGGTTCTAAAGACCGCTACTTCCAGGACATGGAGGCAGACGTGAAGAAACTGGTACCGGAAGGTATCGTTGGCCGTGTACCTTACAAAGGCACGCTCAGCGAGATAGTGCAACAATTTGTTGGCGGACTGAGGGCAGGTATGGGTTACTGCGGTGCTAAAGACATCAAGACCCTGCAAAACGATGCACAGTTCATACGCATCACCGCAGCAAGTATGGCCGAAAGCCACCCGCACGATATAGTAATTACCAAAGAAGCACCTAACTATAGTCGTTAA
- a CDS encoding AMP-binding protein, translated as MYNPKLAFATTDEQRDYQYEALQQLLKYLQDKSPFYQRLFREHNIDINNIRSLEDMTFLPTTSKSDMQEHNWEFLCVPETDIKEYTATSGTMGKPVTIALTENDLQRLAYNEEQSFKCADGQPEDIYQLMLTLDRQFMAGIAYYQGIRKLGAALVRTGPGLPALQWDAIGRLQSNSIVTVPSFMLKLIDYATEHQVDLKHSPVKKAICIGESIRNTDFELNTLGQKIHDAWPIHLYNTYASTEMQTAFTECNAGVGGHEQPDLVIMEILDDHGKPIPAGQFGEVTITTLGVEGMPLLRYRTGDICTYYDTKCYCGRTSRRLSPVLGRKQQMIKYKGTTLYPPAIFDILNNIGYVSEYVVETFTNELGTDELKLHIHTPLPIDDCEARLRPELQSKLRVAPLLHFHSASAIHQIQFPEGSRKQVRFLDNRENKLD; from the coding sequence ATGTATAACCCCAAACTGGCCTTTGCCACTACAGACGAACAAAGAGACTACCAATACGAGGCTTTGCAGCAGTTACTTAAGTACCTGCAGGACAAGTCGCCCTTTTACCAGCGTTTGTTCAGGGAACACAATATTGATATTAATAATATCCGCTCGCTGGAGGATATGACCTTTCTGCCTACCACTTCAAAAAGTGATATGCAGGAGCATAACTGGGAGTTCCTCTGCGTGCCGGAGACGGATATAAAAGAATATACCGCTACATCGGGCACTATGGGCAAGCCTGTAACCATAGCCCTGACCGAGAACGACCTGCAAAGGCTGGCATATAATGAAGAACAATCATTCAAATGTGCCGACGGGCAGCCGGAAGATATTTACCAGCTTATGCTTACGCTGGACAGGCAGTTTATGGCGGGGATAGCTTATTACCAGGGCATCCGCAAGCTGGGTGCAGCGTTGGTACGTACAGGCCCGGGGTTGCCGGCGTTGCAGTGGGATGCTATCGGTAGGTTACAGTCTAATAGTATTGTTACCGTGCCGTCGTTCATGCTGAAGCTGATAGACTATGCTACCGAACACCAGGTAGACCTGAAACACTCGCCTGTGAAAAAGGCTATCTGCATCGGCGAAAGCATCAGGAATACTGATTTTGAACTGAACACGCTTGGGCAGAAGATACACGACGCATGGCCCATCCATTTATATAATACCTATGCGTCTACAGAAATGCAGACGGCCTTTACGGAGTGTAATGCAGGGGTAGGTGGCCATGAGCAGCCCGACCTGGTAATTATGGAGATACTGGACGACCACGGCAAACCCATACCTGCGGGCCAGTTTGGCGAGGTGACCATCACTACACTCGGCGTAGAGGGTATGCCGCTGCTGCGCTATCGTACGGGTGATATCTGTACTTATTATGATACCAAGTGTTATTGCGGAAGAACATCGCGGAGGTTATCGCCGGTATTGGGGCGCAAGCAGCAGATGATCAAATACAAAGGCACTACGCTTTACCCGCCCGCGATATTCGATATACTGAACAATATCGGCTATGTGAGCGAATATGTGGTGGAGACCTTTACCAATGAGCTGGGTACGGACGAACTGAAACTACATATACATACACCATTGCCCATAGATGATTGCGAAGCCAGGTTGAGGCCTGAGTTGCAGAGCAAGCTGAGGGTAGCTCCATTGCTGCATTTCCATTCGGCATCTGCTATTCACCAGATACAGTTCCCGGAAGGCAGCCGTAAGCAGGTGAGATTCCTGGATAACAGGGAAAACAAACTAGACTGA
- a CDS encoding DUF2202 domain-containing protein, with the protein MKKTLVIALALTAAFGFTSCKKEKTNVVPTTSTTTPTSATITAFEQQSITFTREEEKMARDVYTTLVAKWTNMAFLNNIIASEQKHMDAVKTLLDKFNMSDPVANNGVGVFTNPDIQKLYNDLVAKGNQSELDAIIVGLTIEDMDIYDIEKALFQVQNADIATVYNNLAGASKNHMREFYTQLQAKGGTYTPQYITQQEYNDIVTTPKVHGHN; encoded by the coding sequence ATGAAAAAGACACTTGTAATTGCACTGGCTCTAACCGCAGCATTCGGTTTTACATCTTGCAAAAAAGAAAAGACAAACGTAGTTCCCACAACATCGACTACGACTCCAACTTCCGCAACCATCACTGCATTTGAGCAGCAGAGTATCACATTCACAAGAGAAGAAGAGAAGATGGCAAGGGATGTGTACACTACACTAGTAGCCAAATGGACCAATATGGCCTTCCTGAATAACATCATTGCCAGTGAACAAAAACATATGGATGCTGTTAAGACATTGCTGGACAAGTTCAACATGAGCGACCCTGTAGCTAACAACGGAGTAGGTGTTTTCACTAATCCTGATATACAGAAGCTGTATAATGACCTGGTAGCAAAGGGCAATCAAAGTGAACTTGATGCCATCATCGTAGGGCTGACCATTGAAGACATGGATATATATGACATTGAAAAAGCATTATTCCAGGTGCAGAATGCAGACATAGCAACAGTGTACAACAACCTGGCCGGCGCCAGCAAAAACCATATGCGTGAGTTTTATACCCAGTTGCAGGCAAAAGGCGGTACCTATACACCACAGTACATTACGCAACAGGAATACAATGATATTGTAACCACGCCAAAGGTGCACGGACATAATTAA
- a CDS encoding carboxypeptidase-like regulatory domain-containing protein, translated as MVDGYSGETLPYATVRYGNTTRGTVADINGVFSIPAGNAFAELHISYAGYSTLTVRRPLRDTIRLQRISGKMDEVVIRPDNEKIRRIINTAIAHKKEHDPDLFDAYKCHVYYKMDADMLPSADYKQDDSSTQQFNKFIEQRHILFGETYSKRSYRKRDKLQETILASKLSGFQKTYFTNLVTGLLPFHVYTDVIALNGINYMHPVAPGWQGKYEFSLNNELVQDGDTTFMLSYYPKKGANFNSLRGIVYINSNGYAITHITTNSADSGQERYLKMEQNYKQVDGRWFPAELNYDFIFKKYPSPKIGLRLSGHSIVDSVSFNEDDLDKYSKAYPVTLHDSIDMRTDEEWAAIRHEPLTLKEQNTYVFMDSVFEDVGVDKLMDVVGYFAVTGRVHINAVDVDLSRLYTYNAYEKTRLGLGLYTNDKLVKNLSVGGWFGYGFKDKQWKYGGSVKKYFDSRKEYWAEVAYENTYQNSGNVSIHPELDMRYYRSLLLNKVDRIVGYTATVHGRAGYLEGDVQYSLHTLKPQYSYKWGNGDAYNTKFEQQEVSLHLRYAYREKRAPLFGYYFPIATKYPVLYLNISSGNVRSLGYDVNYARVVGAVNYRTHINRWGKDIVRAEAGLLLTQNDAPLPRSFLLAANGYRLNKGYLYVYGGFVTMHPYTYYNDRYACLFYRHEFDRMLYKTKYSAPYISVIHNLLYGSLNRQNSLAGGNLGTPATGYHETGMMLNRIIRLNYLNIAYLDINAGAFYHWNGPFDWGSNGMFVAGVGLSF; from the coding sequence GTGGTAGATGGCTACTCGGGAGAGACACTGCCATACGCCACTGTACGCTATGGCAATACTACACGGGGTACGGTTGCAGATATCAACGGCGTATTTTCCATACCTGCGGGCAATGCTTTTGCCGAACTACATATTTCTTACGCAGGTTACTCAACACTTACAGTGAGGCGACCGCTGCGCGATACCATACGGTTACAGCGCATTTCGGGCAAGATGGATGAAGTGGTGATACGCCCCGATAATGAAAAGATAAGACGCATTATTAATACCGCTATTGCGCATAAAAAAGAACACGACCCCGATCTGTTTGATGCTTATAAATGCCATGTGTATTATAAGATGGATGCGGATATGTTGCCATCTGCTGACTATAAGCAGGATGACAGCAGTACACAACAGTTCAATAAATTCATAGAGCAAAGGCATATACTATTCGGAGAGACCTATAGCAAGCGCTCTTACCGCAAGCGTGATAAACTGCAGGAGACCATACTGGCGTCGAAGCTGTCAGGGTTTCAGAAAACATACTTTACCAACCTCGTGACGGGGCTGCTGCCTTTTCATGTGTATACCGATGTGATAGCACTGAACGGCATCAACTATATGCACCCGGTTGCCCCGGGCTGGCAGGGCAAATACGAGTTCAGCCTGAACAATGAGTTGGTGCAGGATGGTGATACTACATTTATGCTGTCGTACTATCCAAAGAAGGGCGCCAATTTTAATTCATTGCGGGGTATCGTGTATATCAACAGTAATGGGTATGCTATAACGCATATCACCACCAACTCGGCAGACAGCGGGCAGGAGCGTTACCTGAAAATGGAACAGAACTATAAGCAGGTAGACGGCCGTTGGTTTCCCGCCGAGCTGAATTATGATTTCATCTTCAAAAAATATCCGAGCCCCAAGATAGGATTGCGCCTGAGTGGACACTCCATTGTAGATTCAGTTTCATTCAACGAGGACGACCTGGACAAATACAGTAAGGCATACCCTGTTACACTGCACGACTCGATAGATATGCGTACAGACGAAGAGTGGGCTGCTATAAGGCACGAACCGCTTACCCTGAAAGAGCAGAATACCTATGTGTTTATGGATAGTGTGTTTGAGGATGTAGGTGTTGATAAGCTAATGGACGTTGTTGGCTACTTTGCGGTGACGGGGAGGGTACATATAAATGCTGTAGATGTCGACCTGTCTCGCCTGTATACCTATAACGCCTATGAGAAAACAAGGCTGGGTCTGGGCTTATATACCAATGATAAGCTGGTGAAGAACCTGTCTGTAGGTGGCTGGTTTGGTTATGGTTTTAAAGACAAACAATGGAAATACGGCGGCTCTGTAAAGAAGTATTTTGACAGCAGGAAGGAATACTGGGCCGAGGTGGCTTACGAGAACACCTACCAAAACAGTGGTAATGTAAGTATCCACCCCGAGCTGGATATGCGCTACTACCGCAGCCTGCTGCTGAACAAGGTAGACAGGATAGTGGGCTATACCGCAACGGTACATGGCAGGGCGGGCTACCTGGAAGGGGATGTGCAATACAGCCTGCATACGCTAAAACCGCAATACTCCTATAAGTGGGGCAACGGTGATGCCTACAACACAAAGTTTGAGCAGCAGGAGGTGTCTCTGCACCTGAGGTATGCCTACAGGGAGAAGAGAGCGCCCTTGTTTGGCTATTACTTTCCTATAGCTACAAAATACCCGGTGTTGTACCTCAATATCAGTAGCGGCAATGTGAGGAGCCTCGGCTATGATGTGAACTATGCGAGGGTGGTGGGCGCAGTGAATTACAGGACACATATCAACAGGTGGGGGAAGGATATAGTAAGGGCGGAGGCAGGCCTGCTGCTGACGCAGAACGATGCACCCCTGCCGCGCTCGTTCCTGCTGGCGGCCAATGGCTACAGGCTGAACAAAGGGTACCTGTATGTATATGGCGGCTTTGTGACCATGCACCCGTACACGTATTACAACGACAGGTATGCCTGCCTGTTCTACCGACACGAGTTTGACAGGATGCTGTACAAAACAAAATACAGCGCGCCCTATATCAGCGTGATACACAACCTGCTGTATGGCAGCCTGAACAGGCAGAACAGTTTGGCAGGCGGCAACCTGGGTACACCCGCTACGGGCTATCACGAAACGGGGATGATGCTCAACAGGATCATCCGCCTCAACTATCTGAATATAGCCTACCTGGACATAAACGCCGGCGCCTTCTACCACTGGAACGGCCCTTTCGATTGGGGCAGCAACGGTATGTTTGTTGCCGGGGTGGGATTGAGTTTTTAA
- a CDS encoding beta-lactamase family protein gives MQYKKTVFNAFFLIIALACSLQTTGLKACPKYTGEPKKFGSINLYFEDTTTVEYQLMRYKLDSFYRVQVAHGFNGSVLIGYHGQIIYERYFGYADKGAGRKLTPDAGVQLASTSKTFTATAIMYLHQHKYLNIDHKVQTYLPNFPYPDVTIKMLLNHRSGVPDYLRWYARYNKNTVTPIYNDDLLAMFAKYKPGLEFTPNTRFKYSNSNFAILARLIEEVTEMNYRDFMQQYIFEPLGMTNTFVFDPAWGLPGNATKSYKYDWSVYPIVFSDGIYGDKGIYSTVRDMYKWDQSFYNYLFLDSATTEYAYGPCSFERPGVKNYGLGWRMYCYPDGDKVVFHNGWWHGNNTVFLRFIKDNFTIIVLGNKYNKGIYQHGPALYKLINNSPMSADFEEEGLE, from the coding sequence ATGCAGTATAAAAAAACCGTATTTAATGCTTTTTTCCTGATCATAGCTTTAGCTTGTTCGTTGCAGACGACAGGACTGAAAGCTTGTCCCAAATACACCGGGGAACCCAAGAAATTCGGCAGTATCAATCTTTATTTTGAGGACACCACCACTGTAGAATACCAGTTGATGAGGTATAAACTGGACTCATTCTACCGTGTGCAGGTAGCGCATGGATTTAACGGCAGCGTATTGATAGGATATCACGGGCAGATCATTTATGAGCGTTATTTTGGATATGCAGATAAAGGAGCCGGCAGAAAACTTACCCCGGACGCAGGCGTACAGTTAGCCTCAACATCCAAGACCTTTACAGCTACAGCCATTATGTACCTGCACCAGCACAAATACCTGAATATTGACCATAAGGTGCAAACTTACCTGCCAAATTTCCCTTATCCAGACGTGACGATCAAAATGTTACTGAACCACCGCTCCGGCGTTCCTGATTACCTTAGGTGGTACGCACGTTACAATAAGAATACTGTCACGCCGATATATAATGACGACCTGCTGGCTATGTTTGCCAAATACAAACCAGGGTTGGAATTTACCCCCAATACCCGGTTCAAATACAGCAACAGCAACTTTGCTATACTTGCCAGGCTGATAGAGGAAGTAACGGAGATGAATTACCGTGATTTCATGCAGCAGTATATTTTTGAGCCGCTGGGTATGACCAATACCTTCGTGTTTGACCCTGCCTGGGGACTGCCCGGTAATGCTACCAAAAGTTACAAATATGACTGGTCTGTATACCCGATAGTATTCTCTGATGGTATCTATGGAGATAAGGGGATATACAGCACCGTGCGTGATATGTATAAATGGGACCAGTCTTTTTACAACTACCTGTTCTTAGATAGTGCTACCACAGAGTATGCTTATGGCCCATGCTCTTTTGAAAGGCCCGGCGTTAAGAATTACGGCCTGGGCTGGCGCATGTACTGCTACCCTGACGGCGATAAAGTAGTATTTCACAATGGTTGGTGGCATGGTAACAATACAGTATTCCTCAGGTTCATCAAAGACAATTTTACTATCATAGTTCTTGGGAATAAATACAATAAGGGTATCTACCAGCACGGCCCTGCATTGTATAAGCTTATCAACAATTCACCGATGTCTGCCGATTTTGAGGAAGAGGGTTTAGAATAA
- a CDS encoding DUF1697 domain-containing protein: MAKYVAFHRAINVSGTKIIKMEYLRQLFADMGFKNVASYIQSGNVYFEAPKSKNETISKKIEKHLKKELGFEVETMVRTVDELATIADADPYKDIEDDGNAVVYIGFLSEEPEQDKQKLLCSFNNEVDECTVIGTELYILRYKDRGKARFENKFMEGKLKVVCTTRNRKTLYKLLDLYQ; the protein is encoded by the coding sequence ATGGCTAAGTATGTAGCATTTCACCGGGCGATAAATGTATCGGGTACCAAGATCATTAAGATGGAGTACCTGAGGCAGCTCTTTGCAGATATGGGTTTTAAGAATGTGGCCAGCTATATACAAAGCGGCAATGTATATTTTGAAGCACCCAAAAGCAAGAATGAAACCATATCGAAGAAGATTGAAAAGCACCTAAAGAAAGAACTGGGTTTTGAGGTTGAAACAATGGTGAGAACAGTAGATGAACTGGCTACCATTGCTGATGCCGACCCATACAAGGATATTGAGGATGATGGTAACGCTGTGGTCTACATCGGCTTCCTGTCGGAAGAGCCGGAACAGGACAAGCAGAAATTGCTTTGCTCTTTCAATAACGAGGTAGATGAATGTACGGTTATCGGTACAGAGCTGTATATATTAAGATATAAGGACAGGGGCAAAGCACGGTTTGAGAACAAGTTCATGGAAGGGAAACTGAAAGTAGTATGTACTACGCGCAACAGAAAGACCCTTTATAAGTTATTAGACCTTTATCAATAA
- a CDS encoding DUF3987 domain-containing protein has product MEPLKQEDPKDIMKTDWFNELYEASKAAKKQNEQIPLQPPGEEESKGYRCFADKLYTTLPEMLRVPAKRFSDGEERELFLVSALGVISGMLPNYYGNYFGSNVGTNLYCFVVGAYGTGKGALKWARLLGEITHLNRLDEAKEEEARYKRDKVQYNMLLAQYNKGKLAEPPAEPAQPRHLKLFIPANTTKTAVMQLLEENDGSGIIFETEGDTLADMLRQDYGNFSDILRKAYHHEPLSFFRRANNEDVTVQNPALSVVLSGTYDQLLKLIPSIDNGLYSRFMFYMLHGNNDFRDPFSKNDFTHALHIENYAGKYADLYRLLQHQQVAKQFTLTAAQQQQFVAHFRYVKEWTQDKIGTELDGSINRMALMAYRIAMILTILRHYEADTQLQRAALTCTDTDLQNALDIMDVLSYNATDVYKYLGKHGSRRAANINSDENTDAQRNLCYRYSQQGMSLRKIAVEVFGNIHAHGRVRRILKNYGIQE; this is encoded by the coding sequence ATGGAACCTTTGAAACAAGAAGACCCTAAGGACATCATGAAGACAGACTGGTTCAACGAACTGTATGAGGCATCGAAGGCAGCAAAAAAACAAAACGAGCAAATACCGCTGCAACCTCCCGGAGAAGAAGAAAGCAAAGGCTATCGCTGCTTTGCCGACAAGCTGTACACTACCCTGCCCGAAATGCTGCGTGTACCCGCAAAGCGTTTCAGCGATGGTGAGGAGCGGGAGCTGTTCCTGGTAAGTGCACTGGGTGTAATAAGCGGCATGCTGCCCAACTATTACGGCAACTACTTTGGCAGCAATGTGGGTACCAACCTGTATTGCTTTGTAGTAGGCGCCTACGGCACGGGCAAGGGCGCTTTGAAATGGGCAAGGCTGCTGGGCGAGATCACCCACCTGAACAGGCTGGACGAAGCCAAAGAAGAAGAAGCACGCTACAAGCGCGACAAGGTGCAGTATAACATGCTGCTGGCACAATACAACAAAGGCAAGCTGGCAGAACCGCCCGCAGAGCCCGCACAGCCACGCCACCTGAAACTGTTCATACCCGCCAACACCACCAAGACCGCCGTAATGCAACTGCTGGAAGAGAACGACGGCAGCGGTATTATTTTTGAAACGGAGGGCGACACGTTGGCCGATATGCTGCGGCAGGACTATGGCAACTTCAGCGATATACTGCGCAAGGCCTACCACCACGAGCCGCTCAGCTTTTTTCGCCGTGCCAACAACGAGGATGTGACCGTGCAAAACCCGGCATTAAGCGTAGTGCTATCCGGCACTTACGACCAACTGCTGAAACTGATACCCAGTATAGATAACGGGCTGTACAGCAGGTTCATGTTCTACATGCTGCATGGCAACAACGATTTTCGCGATCCCTTCAGCAAGAACGACTTTACCCATGCGCTGCATATAGAGAACTACGCAGGCAAATACGCCGACCTGTATCGCCTGTTGCAACATCAGCAGGTAGCCAAACAGTTTACGCTTACCGCAGCGCAGCAACAACAATTTGTAGCGCACTTCAGGTATGTAAAAGAATGGACGCAGGACAAGATAGGCACCGAGCTGGACGGCAGCATCAACCGTATGGCGCTGATGGCCTACCGTATAGCCATGATACTGACCATACTGCGCCACTACGAGGCTGACACGCAACTGCAACGCGCCGCGCTTACCTGCACCGATACCGACCTGCAAAACGCACTGGACATTATGGACGTGCTGAGTTACAACGCTACAGACGTGTATAAATACCTGGGCAAACACGGCAGCAGGCGTGCCGCCAACATCAACAGCGATGAAAATACAGACGCACAACGCAACCTGTGCTACCGCTACAGCCAGCAGGGCATGAGCCTGCGCAAAATAGCCGTGGAGGTGTTTGGCAATATACACGCACACGGACGGGTAAGGCGCATACTGAAAAACTATGGCATACAGGAATAG
- a CDS encoding DUF479 domain-containing protein, which translates to MNYLGHAFLSLGDAEILTGNMIGDYVKGRVALNDYPEGIQKGILLHRKIDSFTDTFPSVQRAAVWFRQNYGLYSGAIVDTLFDHYLATDPAYFKTEDDLLGFTQDVYKKLEQHKEFFPPKFAAMFPYMKEQNWLYNYRHMMGAQRSLQGLQRRAKHMQPVDEAYRTFVVSYYEIGQCYYEFIEKVYKFVNDELKGPIA; encoded by the coding sequence ATGAACTATTTAGGTCATGCGTTCCTGTCTTTGGGAGATGCAGAGATACTTACCGGGAATATGATAGGTGACTATGTGAAAGGCAGGGTGGCTTTAAATGATTACCCGGAAGGTATACAGAAGGGTATATTATTACATCGTAAAATAGATTCTTTTACAGATACCTTTCCCTCAGTACAGCGAGCGGCAGTATGGTTCCGCCAGAATTATGGTTTGTATTCAGGTGCAATAGTAGATACACTATTCGATCATTACCTGGCTACAGATCCCGCATACTTTAAAACAGAAGATGATCTGTTGGGTTTTACACAGGATGTGTATAAAAAGCTGGAGCAGCACAAAGAGTTCTTTCCTCCGAAATTCGCAGCTATGTTTCCTTATATGAAAGAGCAGAACTGGCTGTACAATTACCGCCATATGATGGGCGCACAGCGCTCCCTGCAAGGGTTACAGCGTCGCGCCAAACATATGCAGCCGGTTGATGAAGCCTATCGTACATTTGTTGTCAGCTACTACGAGATAGGACAATGCTACTACGAGTTTATAGAGAAAGTATATAAATTTGTTAATGATGAGTTAAAGGGGCCGATAGCTTGA